A genomic region of Chiroxiphia lanceolata isolate bChiLan1 chromosome 31, bChiLan1.pri, whole genome shotgun sequence contains the following coding sequences:
- the LOC116800140 gene encoding LOW QUALITY PROTEIN: fermitin family homolog 3-like (The sequence of the model RefSeq protein was modified relative to this genomic sequence to represent the inferred CDS: inserted 2 bases in 1 codon), whose product MAGLKTASGEDIDGSFELQVEVEEGGAMGQGDATGQGEAVGHPSPPAALRILALRVTGDLHIGGLMRLIVETIGEARDWSDHALWWVQQRRWLLPPGPPLDALGVGGGSRLRFAPRHRPLRLRLPGGHILRLHLDFARTPGRGVARVCSLLGIRNPEELSLLRPEEEEGGEGRGRKGRAPAQAPPDLDLTHLRPRADEAPPSALPPEQLRVLVTPRGGRDPPTFPRTRRGNLLLRRAQLHARWLDASRSLMEQDVVDDEELLLRFKYPCAMGLDPQEGGLRIALLHEQAREALLAEEIDCTEEEMLLFAALQYQIDGTEGGDGDPKGPLEPQDLDTALDKLELSLEEQGTTILPEELGAAPELVEELEIYRSSRWPFWGSRPARAVLSGSSLSLWSLPRLGGPPQQLNLRGCEVTPDMDLGAQKFYIKLRVPTPEGMSETLLRCRDAPQYARWVAGCRLASRGGSLSATSLGAEAQGVLXGSSQGGKTPLCLPGPSHAHPQIRSSCCPPRFQRKFKAKQLTPRLLEVLHRVGTLTPGQARLRFVEAWRALPEFGLGHFVVRFQGARRDEILAVGPSQLLRIDPGSGAVTRSWRHSDLRQWDVNWDSQQVRLWLTGDVTLGLRVLSAAPRVLHQFLGGYLVLGGQRSGQPPDPDVLRRLMEGGDDP is encoded by the exons ATGGCAGGGCTGAAGACGGCAAGTGGGGAGGACATTGACGGCTCCTTCGAGCTGcaggtggaggtggaggagggaggtgccatggggcagggagatgccacagggcagggagaagctgtggggcaccccagccccccagcagcTCTCCGCATCCTTGCCCTCCGTGTCACCGGGGACCTGCACATTGGTGGCCTCATGCGCCTCATCGTGGAGACCATTG GGGAGGCCCGGGACTGGTCGGACCACGCGCTGTGGTGGGTGCAGCAGCGGAGGTGGCTGCtgccccccgggccccccctgGACGCGCTGGGTGTCGGGGGGGGCTCCCGTCTCCGCTTTGccccccggcaccgcccgctGCGGCTGCGGCTCCCGGGCGGGCACATCCTGCGGCTGCATCTCGACTTCGCCAGGACCCCCGGGCGGGGGGTGGCACGGGTCTGCAGTCTGCTCG GGATCCGAAACCCCGAGGAACTTTCGCTGCTGCGtccggaggaggaggagggaggggaggggcgggggcggAAGGGCCGCGCCCCCGCCCAGGCCCCCCCCGACCTGGACCTGACGCACCTGCGGCCAAGGGCAG ATGAGGCCCCTCCCTCTGCGCTGCCCCCCGAGCAGCTCCGGGTTCTGGTGACCCCCCGGGGGGGGAGGGACCCCCCAACCTTCCCCCGGACCAGGCGCGGGAACCTCCTCCTGCGGCGCGCGCAGCTGCACGCGCG GTGGCTGGACGCCTCGCGGTCCCTGATGGAACAGGACGTGGTGGACGacgaggagctgctgctgcgcTTCAAGTACCCCTGTGCCATGGGGCTGGACCCCCAG GAGGGCGGGCTGCGCATTGCGCTGCTGCATGAGCAGGCACGCGAGGCCCTCCTGGCGGAGGAGATCGACTGTACCGAGGAGGAGATGCTGCTCTTTGCTGCCCTCCAG TACCAGATAGATGGGACAGAGGGGGGTGATGGGGACCCCAAGGGCCCCCTCGAGCCCCAGgacctggacacagccctggacAAACTGGAGCTGAGCCTGGAGGAGCAAGGGACCACCATCCTGCCA GAGGAGCTTGGAGCTGCCCCTGAGctggtggaggagctggagatcTACAG GTCCTCCCGCTGGCCGTTCTGGGGGTCCCGACCTGCCCGGGCCGTGCTCTCGGGGTCATCACTGTCACTCTGGAGCCTCCCAAGACTGGGGGGGCCCCCACAGCAGCTCAACCTCCGCG gcTGTGAGGTGACCCCTGACATGGATTTGGGGGCGCAGAAGTTTTACATCAAACTGCGGGTGCCGACACCGGAGGGGATGAGCGAGACCCTCCTGCGCTGCCGTGAT gccccccagTATGCCCGTTGGGTCGCCGGGTGCCGCTTGGCCTCGCGTGGGGGGTCCCTGTCGGCCACATCGCTCGGGGCGGAGGCtcagggggtcct ggggtccaGCCAGGGAGGGAAGACCCCACTGTGCCTCCCTGGGCCCTCTCACGCCCACCCCCAGATCCGCAGCAGCTGTTGCCCCCCCCGCTTCCAGCGCAAGTTCAAGGCCAAGCAG CTCACCCCCCGGCTGCTGGAGGTTCTGCACCGTGTGGGGACACTGACCCCAGGCCAGGCCCGGCTGCGCTTCGTGGAGGCCTGGAGGGCCCTGCCGGAGTTCGGGCTGGGGCACTTCGTGGTGAg GTTCCAGGGTGCCAGGCGTGATGAGATTTTGGCTGTGGGCCCCTCACAGCTGCTCCGGATCGATCCTGGCTCTGGTGCCGTCACCCGCAGCTGGAGGCACAGTGACCTGCGCCAGTGGGACGTCAACTGGGACAGCCAGCAG gTGCGGCTGTGGCTGACTGGGGACGTGACGCTGGGGCTGCGGGTGCTCTCGGCAGCCCCCCGGGTGCTGCACCAGTTCCTGGGGGGGTATCTGGTGCTAGGGGGGCAGCGGTCAGGGCAGCCCCCAGACCCTGATGTGCTGAGGCGGCTGATGGAAGGGGGGGACGACCCCTGA